GCTGGACTGTGTGCCCTCTAGTGATGTCTTTGTGCTCTCACTAGTTGTTTGGCTTGTCCTGAAAGTCCCGGTTTTAAAGTCGTTATCGAAGGAGATGGAGCCATCACAGCAGCTCCTTGCGGCACATGGCCAGAAGGTCTCACTGGGAGGAGGGTCTTTGCTCTGTGCCTCCGACTAGACGGGCAGTGACGGTGTCTTGTCCAGCAGGAGCAGCTTGGGCTGAGCCGAGATCCACAGGtcctcttcacccttcttcttcttcttcctctttttgtTCCTCTCTGCTGGGACCTGCccgttgctgctgctgccattgcCGCTGCCTTTGCCCTGCCGTCTACAGAAGCAGCAGTGACAGCAGAGGACGAGGAGGACGAGGAGGACGAGGAAGGGCAGCCCCAACAGCACGACCAGGCAGACAGTGTTGAAGATGCCCTCCTGGTGCTTGGTGTGAATGAGATTCCAGAGTGAGTCGAAGAAGGAGCTGACCCGCTCCATGGCAGTTGGCTGGCTGGACACCCGTTCTCCCCACCTGCGGCTGGTGAAGTCCCCTTGCTGGGGGTTCAGCCCTGAGGGAAGGCAAATGGaacccagcagcagctctggtcaGTGCCTGTGAAGACAGAGGAAACAACAGGAAATCAGGAGGCTGCCCTGAAATCCACGTTTGATCAACAAAGCTTGAATGCTCCCCATGGGGCCTGCCAGCCCGGTGAGCACTCAGCCAGCTTCAGAGATGAGTTTGCAGCTCCCAAAAGGGCAGTGGTTCGCGATGCTTGGTCTGTGGGCTGAATCACGCAGACCTTCCGCCCAGCAATGCTGAGGAGCCTCCAGCAAACCTGCTATGGTCTAGGTTCCCAAAGAATTCCCCACTGGCTGCAGCAACAGTGTAAACCC
The DNA window shown above is from Gopherus flavomarginatus isolate rGopFla2 chromosome 7, rGopFla2.mat.asm, whole genome shotgun sequence and carries:
- the KIAA0040 gene encoding uncharacterized protein KIAA0040 homolog → MERVSSFFDSLWNLIHTKHQEGIFNTVCLVVLLGLPFLVLLVLLVLCCHCCFCRRQGKGSGNGSSSNGQVPAERNKKRKKKKKGEEDLWISAQPKLLLLDKTPSLPV